The Polaribacter sp. HaHaR_3_91 genomic sequence CAACCGGATATCACAGAGATTTTCAGTTATTAAAAGAAAATATTATTGCAGCTTTTGAAGATGTAAAAGATATTTTAGACATCTTTAATTACTCTATTCAACAAGTAATTGTAAAAGATATTGATTTGAATGATGAAAAGTATCAATATTTATTTACAGTTGACAGCATCAATAATTTAGTTGTTGACGGTATGAGTTTTAGAGAAGCTTATCAGAAAATTGGTGGACAAGTACAAGCCGGAACATACAAACCAGATTTAGGAAAACAGCATACACATGTTGGTAGTATTCACAATTTATCTTTGGATAAGATTGCTGAGAAATATCCGAAGTAGAAATTATCTATTCCATAAAAAAGCCTTGTTTACAAATTGTAAACAAGGCTTTTTACTTTATTAATTAACTTAAATATTGTTTAAAAATAAAAGTTCACTCCAACATCAGCACTAAAAACATCAAGTACACCAACCTCTTTAGACGTAATTGCATACCATAAATAGGTTTCTACAGTCCCGAATTCTAAATAAAAATCTACTCCTTTAAAAATTTTTGGCTTTTTAAAATCCTTATGCAATAAAGCTCCACCAAAAAAAGTAAAATGAACAGCTGTAGGCACATAATAACCATCAGGATACAAACTAGGAAGCGTAGTAAAAGAATTCGTTCCTATGTCTAAAGTTGTTGTAAAACCCGCTATAGGTGTTATTGTTAAGTTTTCACCAATTACTTTTCTATAAATAGGAAACGTATTCTTAATGGTAATTAAATGTATGTTATCTGCTCTAGATGCAAACTCAGGAACAAAGCCGTATAATAATTCTGAGTACAAAACATCATTAAATAATTGATAACCTGCTCCCACAGAAACAAGACCAATATTTCCTGCAAATTGAGCTTTTACATAATCTGGTACATACCAAGATTTTTCTTTTACTACATCAGTTTCTTGAGCATAAACATTGTTAAATAATAACAACAATATAGATACTATAAATATTTTTCTAATTTTCATTTATTTTATAATTCAATCAATTCAACACTAAACCCTTTATCCTTCACAGATACTATATTATACGCCTTCTCTTTAACAGCAGGTGCAGTTAGGTAACTTACATCACCTTCTTCATAAAAATAACTGTGCGTATGTCCATGAATAGATAATGGAACATTGTATTTTGACATGGTAGATCTGTACTTTTCTCTTAATTCATCATCAAATTGATCTCCATAAGGAGGAATATGAGCAATGACAAATACTTGATTAAAAGATATATTGTCTTCTAATTCTGATGTTAACCAATCAAAATCTAACTCCTTTTCACTTTCCCAAACAACATCATCAAAAAGAACAAACTTGTTATTATTAAATTCAAAAGAATAATTATAATCACCAAACATTTTCTTGTAGATGATTCCTCCATTTATATTATAATCATGATTTCCAATAACGGTTAGATAAGGTTTCTTCAATTTAGACATTATATCATGAAAAATCTCATATTCTCTTAATAATGCTTGATCAGCAATATCACCTCCAAAGATTACAAACTTAATATCATCTCTTTTATTTATATCATCAATTACTGTACTAAGTTGATCATAAAAAAAATGTACATCTGATAAAAAAGCAAATTTAAATTCTTTAGAGTCTACTGTAATATTCTCTAATAATTTTAAATTTTTATCAGTAGTATTTTGTTGTTCGGTTTTAACGTTTGCTTCATAAACACTAAACTCAAAAGGATGTTTACAGCTTGTAAAAACGAGTGTAAGACCTAGTATTAATATTCTAATATATTTCATATATTTTAACTATGTTTTATAATTTAATGCAAATTTATTCAATAAGTAGACGACACAAAAACATAAACTTACATTAAGTAAAATAAAAAATGATTCCAAAAACACAAACAGACCTAACCAACTATAAATAAACTACATAAATAACAAACTTTACAAATTAAATAAATAATATAATTAGTCGCTGTACTAACAAAAAACCATACATACTTCTTTTATAAATTGATAATTGAACTCGAAAAAATCACTTTCGTAGACATAAAAAGTGATTCTACTTGTATTTTAGTAGGGATATTCCTTAAAAACGCAAGGACAACGCTTAATTTTATAACCATTTTAATACTATTTAACTTTTTAATTCTATATTGAAAAATTAACCCTAAAAAAATATACATGTTTTGGTATCATCCAGATTTAGAACGATTAGAAAATCAAATTCAAGAATTAGAATATCATCCCAAAACGATTTTTTACGGAAGTTCTACATTAACCCTATGGAATAACTTAACTACTACTTTTAAAGAACACAAACCTATAAATTTAGGATTTGGAGGCTCTACCCTGGCTGCTTGTACTTGGTTCTTTGATCGTGTTTTTGAGAATATAAAAGACATAGATGCTATTGTAATTTATGCAGGAGATAATGATTTGGGAGATGGCAGACATCCAGAAGAAATTATTCTATTTTTAGAAAACTTACTACTTAAAATTAGAACTAAATACGGTAACATAAAATGCACTTGTATTTCTATAAAACCTAGTATTGCACGCAGTCATCTGCAAGAAAGCATCAATTATACAAATATAAAAATTCAAAAATTAATGTCTAAAGACGATAATTTTCATTTTGTAAATATTTATGATGACTTATTAGATAAAAAAGGAAAACCTAATAGCAAGTATTTTGAAGAAGATGGATTACATTTTAATACCAAGGGTTACAACTTATTAGAAAAAGCACTCCAGAAACATCCTATAATTTTCCCTCAAAAAATACTCGAAAAAACATTTTAAAATAGTATCTTAATGGAAAATTAATTTTTCATGAAAAGAGAATATCATAAATGGTATAGTCAAAATCTTGAAAAAGAAATGGAACTCCTTGTATTTGGATATTCAGGTGAAAAAGTTTTGTTTTTCCCACCGAGAATGGGACGTTTTTATGATTATGAAAACTGGAAAATTATTGCCTCTGTAGAGCAAAAGATTAAAAAAGGAGAATTACAAGTTTATTGTGTAGACAGTGTAGATTTAGAATCTTTTTACAATAGTTTTAAAGATCCAGGTTATAGAATTTATAGACATATACAATATGAAAACTACGTTATAGAAGAAGTACTCCCTTTTGCCAATTTACAAAATTCAAATAAAAATATAGTTTCTGCAGGTTGCAGTTTAGGTGCTTACCATGCAGTAAACATAGCCATGCGACATCCAAAATTGTTTTCTAAAGTTGTTGGTATGAGTGGACGTTATGATTTAACGAAATCTAATGGTTACTTTAAAGACTTGTTAAGTGGTTTCCATAATGATTTTGTGTATTTTAACATGCCGAATCAATATTTAAAAAATTTAGATGATCAAATTTTACTTAGTCAATTGAGTAAAATGAATATTATATTAGCAGTCGGAAAAGAAGATGTTTTTCTAGAAAGCAA encodes the following:
- a CDS encoding esterase family protein; amino-acid sequence: MKREYHKWYSQNLEKEMELLVFGYSGEKVLFFPPRMGRFYDYENWKIIASVEQKIKKGELQVYCVDSVDLESFYNSFKDPGYRIYRHIQYENYVIEEVLPFANLQNSNKNIVSAGCSLGAYHAVNIAMRHPKLFSKVVGMSGRYDLTKSNGYFKDLLSGFHNDFVYFNMPNQYLKNLDDQILLSQLSKMNIILAVGKEDVFLESNYKLSNILQEKGIPHHLFEWQEEAHRACYWRTMVNLYF
- a CDS encoding GDSL-type esterase/lipase family protein, whose amino-acid sequence is MFWYHPDLERLENQIQELEYHPKTIFYGSSTLTLWNNLTTTFKEHKPINLGFGGSTLAACTWFFDRVFENIKDIDAIVIYAGDNDLGDGRHPEEIILFLENLLLKIRTKYGNIKCTCISIKPSIARSHLQESINYTNIKIQKLMSKDDNFHFVNIYDDLLDKKGKPNSKYFEEDGLHFNTKGYNLLEKALQKHPIIFPQKILEKTF
- a CDS encoding metallophosphoesterase produces the protein MKYIRILILGLTLVFTSCKHPFEFSVYEANVKTEQQNTTDKNLKLLENITVDSKEFKFAFLSDVHFFYDQLSTVIDDINKRDDIKFVIFGGDIADQALLREYEIFHDIMSKLKKPYLTVIGNHDYNINGGIIYKKMFGDYNYSFEFNNNKFVLFDDVVWESEKELDFDWLTSELEDNISFNQVFVIAHIPPYGDQFDDELREKYRSTMSKYNVPLSIHGHTHSYFYEEGDVSYLTAPAVKEKAYNIVSVKDKGFSVELIEL